The following coding sequences lie in one Rutidosis leptorrhynchoides isolate AG116_Rl617_1_P2 chromosome 4, CSIRO_AGI_Rlap_v1, whole genome shotgun sequence genomic window:
- the LOC139840364 gene encoding uncharacterized protein, which translates to MADAVQYKLERMVNELDDLERRGLFSRREIGEIVKQRRKFEYRLKRPSPLKEDYLAYIDYEKSVDALRILRKKSLVRELNNNNKKSEDGKRVVKMKQSVSDFAGLSRIVDIYRLATNRFKGDIQLWFQYLEFCKQNRNGHMKKVLAQVIKFHPKVADVWIYAAMWEFDHNLNAAAARALMQSGLRCCPNSEALWVEYLRMELTYLNKLSARRAALGEDVGMLVRDRGDPQEDKEWREENKELFMSIDEGNDEVYNDDLDDVQNKELKEKIDVFQEQGLNILQTIYRCAVEALPSSFGLRTQFLEILEATNLANSQSIQNEILADMKNEFSKEPGYWDWFAKYVAAGRKSAKVVSKELDVGCLFDAVQVYNEGLEIVPSSTMFNLCIKFLMDAIGQNGSSQSCCMLSDLKSDKYIDPVAHVLTVFEDAQRKGCITEDLACQHISFLLELGRLDDARNLAEKFCCGGELPEAVNLWVLRLSIETRRIGTPSKADDLSFVFDLLQNALKNISVSKAESLWLMGLKYFSNQKSYFEKLVDISISLLMRDGGSDDGFSLSSAIVNFALQRNGIQSARDMYKRFLALPRPGLALYRNCIEMDLNIASSSASAKKVHLVEEARKLYEAALSTYNQDASLWQDYHSMVSKMGTSETAAAVHWRARKTLKGNATF; encoded by the exons ATGGCGGACGCAGTACAATACAAACTAGAGCGTATGGTGAATGAGCTGGACGACCTTGAACGGCGTGGCTTATTCTCCCGTCGTGAAATCGGCGAAATAGTGAAACAACGGCGGAAATTTGAGTACAGACTGAAACGTCCTAGTCCGTTAAAAGAAGATTACTTAGCTTACATCGATTATGAGAAATCTGTCGACGCGCTTCGTATCCTTCGTAAGAAATCGTTGGTGCGTgaactcaataataataataaaaaaagtgaAGACGGAAAACGCGTTGTAAAGATGAAACAGTCAGTTTCTGATTTCGCAGGTCTTTCGAGGATCGTTGATATTTATCGATTAGCTACTAATAGGTTTAAAGGTGATATTCAGTTGTGGTTTCAGTATCTCGAGTTTTGTAAACAAAACAGAAATGGACATATgaaaaag GTTTTGGCTCAGGTGATTAAATTTCATCCAAAAGTAGCTGATGTTTGGATATATGCTGCTATGTGGGAGTTTGATCATAACCTAAATGCTGCAGCTGCCCGTGCGCTTATGCAAAGTGGTTTGAGATGTTGCCCAAATTCCGAAGCTCTTTGGGTTGAATATCTTCGAATGGAACTCACATACCTTAATAAGTTAAGTGCTCGTAGGGCTGCTCTTGGAGAGGATGTAGGAATGTTGGTTCGTGATCGGGGGGATCCTCAAGAAGATAAAGAATGGAGAGAGGAAAATAAAGAATTATTTATGTCGATtgatgaaggaaatgatgaagttTATAATGATGATTTAGATGATGTACAAAATAAGGAACTGAAGGAGAAAATTGATGTCTTTCAGGAGCAAGGATTGAACATTCTTCAAACTATTTATAGATGTGCAGTGGAAGCTCTTCCATCTAGTTTTGGCCTGAGAACGCAGTTTCTTGAAATATTGGAGGCAACTAATTTGGCAAATTCTCAAAGTATACAAAATGAGATACTTGCTGATATGAAAAATGAATTTTCTAAAGAACCAGGATACTGGGACTGGTTTGCAAAATACGTTGCAGCAGGACGTAAGAGCGCAAAAGTTGTAAGCAAAGAATTAGACGTTGGTTGTTTATTCGATGCGGTTCAG gTTTATAATGAGGGTTTAGAGATTGTACCGTCATCAACGATGTTCAATTTATGTATCAAATTCTTAATGGATGCAATTGGTCAAAATGGAAGCAGTCAAAGTTGTTGTATGCTTTCTGATTTAAAATCAGACAAATATATAGATCCTGTTGCACATGTTTTAACCGTCTTTGAAGACGCTCAAAGAAAGGGGTGCATTACTGAAGATCTTGCCTGCCAACACATATCATTTCTGTTGGAATTAGGTAGGTTAGACGATGCAAGAAATTTGGCAGAAAAGTTTTGTTGTGGTGGAGAACTTCCAGAAGCAGTTAATTTGTGGGTCCTACGCCTCTCAATAGAAACAAGACGTATCGGGACTCCAAGCAAAGCTGATGATCTTTCGTTTGTGTTTGATCTTTTGCAAAATGCACTTAAAAATATTTCTGTTTCAAAAGCAGAGAGCCTGTGGCTTATG GGGTTGAAGTATTTCTCAAATCAGAAATCGTATTTTGAGAAGCTAGTGGATATATCTATAAGTTTATTGATGAGAGATGGTGGTAGCGATGACGGTTTCTCTCTGTCATCTGCGATAGTAAATTTTGCTCTACAGAGAAATGGAATTCAGAGTGCAAGAGACATGTATAAGCG GTTTCTTGCGTTACCTCGGCCTGGGCTTGCTTTATATAGAAACTGCATTGAAATGGACCTGAACATTGCATCTTCTTCTGCTAGTGCTAAGAAGGTTCACCTTGTAGAAGAAGCCCGAAAGTTATACGAAGCTGCTCTTTCAACATATAACCAAGATGCGAGTTTGTGGCAAGATTATCATTCTATGGTGTCCAAG ATGGGGACGTCCGAAACTGCTGCAGCTGTGCATTGGCGGGCACGAAAGACACTTAAAGGCAATGCTACATTTTAA